A section of the Flavobacterium ardleyense genome encodes:
- the deoC gene encoding deoxyribose-phosphate aldolase — MEISNNSNFNINEYLESTYLKTADQAGISEEENLLITQQLVQQAIDQNYKVAMILPQYVAMARNMLFAQKSDVLLGTVIDFPEGKSTLEDKLMQAATAILDGADELDFVVNYTSFRFGDLDLVRQEVLECSRICLANNRAVKWIIETAALNNQEIESLTKLIREEIVGNFEEKDFQKVFVKSSTGFYKTENNLPNGATLETIAVMLESARPLQVKASGGIKTKQQALEMINLGVQRIGTSSAAVISAD; from the coding sequence ATGGAAATTTCTAACAATTCCAATTTTAATATTAACGAATATCTGGAATCTACTTACCTAAAAACTGCCGATCAAGCAGGAATATCGGAAGAAGAAAATCTATTGATTACGCAACAATTGGTGCAACAAGCAATCGATCAAAATTATAAAGTGGCGATGATTTTGCCGCAGTATGTGGCAATGGCTCGCAATATGCTTTTTGCCCAAAAATCAGACGTGCTTTTGGGAACCGTAATCGATTTTCCAGAAGGGAAGAGCACGCTTGAAGACAAGTTAATGCAAGCAGCAACTGCTATTCTTGACGGTGCAGATGAATTGGATTTTGTGGTAAATTACACGTCTTTCCGCTTTGGTGATCTCGATTTAGTGCGTCAAGAAGTTTTAGAATGCAGCAGAATTTGTCTCGCCAATAATCGAGCAGTAAAGTGGATTATTGAAACTGCCGCACTCAACAATCAAGAAATCGAATCTCTTACTAAGTTGATTAGAGAAGAAATTGTGGGAAATTTTGAAGAGAAAGATTTTCAAAAAGTATTTGTAAAATCATCAACGGGGTTTTATAAAACCGAAAACAATCTTCCAAATGGCGCTACACTTGAGACTATTGCTGTAATGCTTGAAAGTGCCCGGCCGCTACAAGTTAAAGCTTCTGGAGGAATAAAAACAAAGCAACAAGCGTTAGAAATGATTAACTTGGGAGTTCAAAGGATCGGAACATCATCGGCGGCTGTAATTTCAGCAGATTAA